In Flavimarina sp. Hel_I_48, the DNA window AGCCTGAAGGATCATCCACATCATACGCACATAATCCTTGGCATGACCCCAGTCCCGCTGAGCATCTAGATTTCCTAAAAAAACTTTATCCTGAAGGCCGAGGGCGATACGTGCTGTGGCACGTGTAATTTTTCGGGTTACAAAAGTTTCTCCGCGTATGGGAGACTCATGGTTGAATAAAATACCATTACAGGCAAACATATCATAAGCTTCTCTATAATTTACGGTGATCCAGTATGCATATATCTTTGCTACGGCATAAGGGCTTCGTGGATAAAATGGAGTGGTTTCAGTCTGAGGGACTTCCTGCACTTTACCGTACAATTCTGATGTGGAAGCCTGATAAATTCTTGTTTTTTTCTCTAGCCCCAAAAGGCGTACCGCGTCCAGGATACGCAAAGTACCAAGACCATCTGCGTTGCCCGTATATTCAGGTGTTTCAAAAGACACCTGTACATGACTCATCGCAGCCAGGTTATATATCTCGTCTGGTTGAATTTCCTGTATAAGCCGTATCAGGTTCGTACTGTCAGTCATATCACCATAATGCAGAATAAAATTCCGGTTTTCTACATGTGGATCTTGATAAAGGTGGTCTACACGGTCAGTATTAAAGAGTGACGCCCTGCGCTTCAAACCGTGTACGATATATCCTTTTTTTAGTAGAAACTCACTTAGATAAGCACCATCCTGACCGGTGACACCTGTAATAAATGCAATTTTCATGGTATGATTGTTTTAAGGTATTCGTATTTAGCTGGTTCAAGAATAAAAGTAAGTAATCTTATTTTGAACTTTTACTCCCCCTTGCCAATAGTATAGGTCTTAAAACCAACCTCTTCCAACTTTTCTGTATCCAGAATTGCCCTACCATCAAAAAGGAAAGCAGGTTTGAGCATATTTTTGAATACACGTTCCCACTCATAGGTTTTGAATTCGTCCCACTCTGTTAAAATAGCCACCGCATGTGCATCTTCACAGGCTTCATAAGGATCGTTTACTACATTGACCAGCGCCCTGTTTTCTTCTTCACTCCTGGTGTTCAAATAATCCAAATCTGCCAGGATTTTTTCCTTTTTGACTTTGGGGTCATAAATTGTGACTTCTGCCAGTTCGCTCAATAAATAATCTGTCACATATATCGCGGCAGATTCGCGTGTATCATTGGTGTCCTTTTTAAAAGCCCAACCCATGATAGCAATCTTTTTACCTGAAACTGTATTAAAAAGGGTGCGTACGATACGCTGTGCAAAACGTTTTTTCTGGTGATCGTTCATAATGATCACCTGTTCCCAATAATCAGCTACCGCGTTGAGGCCGTAGGATTTTGCGATATATACAAGATTGAGAATATCTTTTTGAAAACAGGAACCTCCAAAACCTACTGAAGCCTTTAAAAACTTAGATCCAATACGGGAATCAGATCCTATGGCACGGGCTACTTCTGTTACATCTGCACCAGTAACTTCACAAAGTTCTGAAAGGGCATTGATAGAAGATACCCGCTGTGCTAAATAAGCATTTGCAGTTAATTTGGACAGCTCTGAAGACCATACGTTAGTCGTTAATATTCTATCTTTTGGAAGCCAGTTAGCATAAATATTGACCAACGCCTGCTTTGCGCGTTTGCCCCTGGGTGTATCATCACCTCCTATAAGCACCCGATCTGCATTGAACAAATCTTCTATCGCAGTACCTTCGGCAAGAAACTCCGGGTTTGAAAGTATATCGTATTCAACCCCATTTCCTGTATTATCAAGAATACTACGCAGCGCTTCAGCGGTACGCACAGGTAGGGTTGACTTTTCTACTATAATTTTATTGGTCCTGGCAACGGTGGCGATCTGCCTCGCACAAAGTTCAATGTGCTTAAGGTCTGCCGCCATACCTTTTCCTATTCCATAAGTTTTGGTAGGCGTATTTACAGAAATGAAGATCATTTCCGCTTCATCAATTGCCTTATCCACTTCCGTAGAAAAAAATAGATTACGACCACGTGCTTCTTTCACAACATCAGCAAGTCCTGGCTCATAAACGGGTAAATTATCAAGGTTCTCATCATTCCAGGCAGCAATACGCCTGGCATTTATATCAACAACAGTTACTTTAATATGCGGACATTTCTGCGCTATAACTGACATCGTAGGCCCTCCTACATATCCTGCGCCAATACAGCAAATAGTGCGTACTTCCATTTTTTGTTTTTAAATTATATCGACAAATATAATATCCTTAAACATTAAATTCTAACACATGGGGTATAAATACAGGTATGTGCTCCAATAGTCACTTATTCTATTGAAGTTCTTTAATTTACCCTTAAAAAATAGGGTCTTTTATATTTAGTAATTACCTATGTGAAACCTTAAGAGAATCACTTGTCTCCTACAGATTGACCAGGCTTTTTTCCCAGTCAGGAATTTGAAAATCAAAGGCATTCTTGAACTTGTTATTATCCAGCATACTAAAAGCTGGTCTTTTTGCTCGTGTAGGGTACGCTTCTGACGATACGGGACTAAGCTCTACATCTATGTTTTTAACATTGAAAATAGCCCTGGCAAAGCCATACCATGAAGTACTTCCACCATTGGCAAAATTGTAAATTCCATAAAGTGTATTGCCTGTATCAAGCCTGGTTTCATCAGCAATTATTTTTAAGATACCCCGGGCAAGATCATTTGCATTTGTGGGACAGCCCTGTTGATCATTTACAACCGCCAGCTTATCGCGCGTAGCAGCAAGCCGCTGCATGGTTTTATAAAAGTTCTGCCCAAATTCGCTGTAGAGCCATGAAGTGCGTAAGATATAAAATGCTTTGAGTTCACTGTCGAGGATTTCATTTTCTCCAGCCAGTTTAGACTTTCCATAAACAGTCTGTGGGTTTGGTTGATCCTCCTCAACATACGGGGTATTTGAATTTCCATCAAAAACATAGTCTGTTGAAATATGAACAAGCGTAGCCTTGTATTTTTTGCAGGCTTGCGCGAGGTTTTTTGCTCCTTCGGAATTTATAGCGAAGGCTAGTTCATGTTCGTCCTCTGCCCTATCCACCTGAGTGTAAGCAGCGGTATTTATAACAAAATCTGGTTTGAAAGTTACAAATAGTTGATCTATAGCATGAGCATCTGTAATATCCAGATCCTTTTTCTGTACAAACAGGAATTTATAATGAGTCACTGCAGACGCCTGCTTCGCTATACATTGCGCCAACTGACCACCACCACCGGTGACTATTATTTTCTTCTCCTGATCTTTAAGCATACATTCGTTCAATTACTGCATTAAATTCAAGTCCCAACGTGTCTTTTTCTGAAAGGATATGGTCGCCCTCTATTTCTGGCCATTCAATTTTTGCAACCGGGTCTTTGTAGTTTAGCGTTATATCTGCCGATTTATTATAGTAATTATCGCAACTGTACACAAAAACGGTCTCAGGTTTAAGTACGAGAAAGCCGTGGGCAAAATAACGAGGTACAAAAAGCTGTGTTCTATTTTCTGCCGTTAGCAAAACCGTATAGGACTTACCAAAAGTAGGAGAATCCCTTCTCATATCTACCACAGCATCGAGGACTTCCCCCTGTATGACACGTATAAGTTTTGCCTGACTGCTCTCACCCATTTGCAAATGCATGCCGCGTAGTGTTCCATACGCCGATTTGGACTGATTCTGCTGAACAAAATCCACATCCAATCCAGTATTTTTATGAAAGTCTGCCCTATTGAAAGCTTCATAGAAATGGCCGCGGCCATCTTCAAAAACGTCAGGCTGGCAAATCCACAAATCTTTTATTTCTGTAGAAAAATATCTCATTGTAACTTATTTAAATAAGCTCCATAAGCTGATTTTCCGCATCTTTTTGCCACTTTCTTCAATTGGGCGCGATCTATATAATTCATTAAATAGGCGACCTCTTCAATACTCCCTATCATAAACTGATTACGGTGCTGTATGGCCCGTACAAAACCCGTTGCCTCGTCCAGTGAATCTATGGTACCCGTATCAAACCAGGTCATTCCCCTGCTCATTACGGAAACCTGTAATTCACCGAGTTCAAGGTATCTATTATGCAAACTTGTTATTTCCAGTTCACCCCTTTCTGAAGGCTGAACTTCCTTTGCAAACTGAACCACCCGGTTATCAAAGAAATAGAGTCCAGGTATCGCATAATTTGATTTGGGATGCTTTGGCTTCTCTTCAATGGAAACGGCCTTATTATCTTTATCAAATTCTACCACGCCATAACGGTTGGGATCCTTAACGGGATAAGCGAAAATGCTTCCTCCTTTCACATCATAAAGACCTTTCAATAAGTGACTGAAACCGTTTCCGTAGAAAATATTATCCCCAAGGATAAGGGTTACCGAATCCTTTCCTATAAAATCCTCTCCTATTATAAAAGCTTCCGCAAGACCATTGGGCTTGTCCTGAATCGCGTATTCAAATTTGCAACCCAGCGAAGAACCGTCACCCAGTAACGTTTTAAAACCCTCCATATCGTGCGGTGTCGTAATGATAAGAATCTCCCGTATACCCGCCAGCATAAGCACAGAAAGAGGATAGTAAATCATGGGCTTATCATATACTGGAAGCAATTGCTTGCTTACCGCAATCGTAAGTGGATACAGACGTGTTCCTGAACCACCGGCCAAAATTATTCCTTTCATAGGTATTGTTTTTTGTAATATTCTTTATAATTCCCACTGGTAACCCCCTGTAACCACTCAGAGTTGTTCAAGTACCACGATATTGTTTTTGCAAGGCCTTCCTCAAAAGTTACGCTGGGTTCCCAGTGAAGTTCATTTTTAATTTTTGTAGCGTCAATGGCATACCGCCTATCATGACCGGGACGATCTTTTACATAGGTAATTAATTTTTTGCTACTACCCGGCGCGCGTCCCAGTTCTTTATCTATAAGTTCGCAGAGCATATGAATTAAATCAATATTCGTCCACTCGTTAAAACCACCTATATTGTAGGTCTCACCTTGTATTCCATTTTTGTAAATCACCTCAATCGCACGGGCGTGGTCTATAACGTATAACCAATCCCTGGTATATTGCCCATCCCCATAAACAGGCAAGGGTTTCTCATTGATACAATTATTAATGAACAGGGGGATCAATTTCTCGGGAAACTGATTGGGACCATAGTTATTGCTACAGTTGGAGATTATATAGGGCAAACCATACGTTTCCCCATAAGCCCTCACAAAATGATCTGAACCTGCTTTAGATGCCGAATATGGCGAGTTGGGATCATAAGCCGTTTCTTCGGTAAATAAACCTTCACTGCCCAGGCTTCCGTAAACCTCATCTGTACTGATATGATAGAACAATTTACCTGAAAAGTCTTTTTTCCAAATAGCCAGGGCAGCGTTCAATAAGTTTAAGGTTCCTATAATATTCGTTTTTACAAATTGCAAAGGATCCTCGATAGACCGGTCAACATGCGATTCTGCCGCAAGATGAATGACTTTATCAAAGTCATGTTCCTCAAAAAGGGCCATCATTTCTTCGGCATCTGTGATATCTGCCTTTAAAAAGGTATAATTGGGAGCATCTTCAATGTCTTTTAGATTCTCCAGATTACCTGCATATGTCAACGCATCAAGATTATAGATTTTATCCTTGGGATAAGACTTAAGAAATAGGCGAACCACGTGAGATCCTATAAAACCTGCACCACCTGTAATTAAAATATTCATATTTTAAATTTAATGCCCTAGCAAAGAGCGTTGTTTACAATTACGTATCTTAACTACGCTATAGGCATACAGTATGTTGCGAATATAGGCCACATAGCACTAGCGGAAAAAAAGATATACGTTTATACTTTATTAAATTAAATGCAATAAAATCAATTTTATCGTTTAAAAATGCGTTTTAACGGTGATTTTTTAATAGGTTTTACTGAATTATTAAACTTGAACAAATGACACGCATGTTGCTCAAAAAAACTAGGAAAAATTATAAAATCTCTTATAGAATATTTTTGAGTGAAACTGGCGTTAAACTTATACTAAACAATTACCGCGAATAGGTAAGTGTTAAAAGCAATCTTAAATTTGAAAAAATAAAAAATTAGTATATGAATTATTTAAACTTAGATTCGAAAAAAACAAAAGAAACTGTTGATGAGCTTAACATCCTGCTTTCTGATTATCATTTATATTATCAAAAACTCCGTAATTTTCACTGGAACATTGTAGGCCATAACTTTTTTGATCTTCATGAACAGTTTGAGATGATGTATGACGATGCAAAACTCAAAGTGGACGAAATTGCTGAACGTATCCTAACCCTACGCTATCAGCCCACAAGTAACTATTCTGATTATTTGGAAATTTCCAATTTGAAGGAATCTTCCAGTGATACTAAGGATATTAAAATGGTAGATATCTTACTTGATGATCATGGCGCTATACTTAAGCAAATGCGTAAAGTTGTGGAAACAGCAGATGCTGGTAATGATGAAGGTACTATTGATTTAATAGGTGCATACATTCGCGAACTGGAAAAAACAAGCTGGATGTTAGATGCCTGGAGAATGAACAAAACAGATTCTCATAAAAAATTGTAAATTGCCTTTATGATTCAAGATACTTCTGAAAGTTCAGCTGGCACCGTATGGGGATTCGATCTCGATAAGCTGATAAATAAATTACAGGGATGGGGTGAAGCAATAATCTTAAAACTGCCAAATTTCATATTGGCAGTTTTAGTCTTTATACTCTTTTATATACTGGCAAAATATGTATCAAAATTTGTAAGACAGATTTTGATGCGCCACGTTGGCCAGCAAAGTGTAAAAGTTATGGCTGGCAAAACATCCTTTGCCGTTACTGCCCTTGTTGGCTTTTTTATAGCACTAGGTATTATGGACCTTGATAAGGTTCTTACCTCTGTTCTTGCAGGTGCGGGAGTTGTAGGACTTGCCATTGGTCTGGCGCTGCAAGGTACACTAAGCAACACTTTTTCTGGTGTTCTGCTTTCCTTTTTACCGCAACTACAACTGGGCGACTGGATCGAAAGTAATGGTTATGCTGGTTCTGTTGAGGATATTAATTTACGTAGTGTGATCCTTAAGGAATCTGACAATAATTATGTTGTGATTCCCAATTCAAAAATCGTGGACTCTCCTTTTAAAAACTATACCCGTACAAAACGATCAAGGGTTTTTATAAATTGTGGTGTAGGTTATGAATGTGATCTGGAAGAAGTACGGGAGCTGACATTGAAAACGCTAAACAATCTTTTTAAGCAGGAAAACGGTGAAGAGGTTGAATTCTTTTATCAGGAATTTGGTGATAGTTCTATAAATTTTGTTACTCGCTTTTGGGTAAATGTTGCTAAAAAACGTGATGTTTTAACAGCCCAAAATATGGCTATTATTGCCATTAAAAAGGAATTTGACGCGCACGATATCAATATACCCTTTCCAATACGTACGCTTGATTTTGGCAAAAATAAATTCAGGTCTGAAACGCTTACCATTGCTAATGATCAGGGAAATACTAGTAGCAGCAATGCTGGCGAAAGCAATCCAGAATAAATCATGAACTTAAAACCTATCATAATCACAGCATTTTTAGCGTGTGCAGGATGTCAGGATTATGAAAATATAACGAAGAAAGCATCATTATCCCGGGATCTCACAGAGATTTCGGGAATTGCTTTTTATAAGGGCAACCCTACCCTATACGCCATTGCAGATCATTCAAACCCCAATATTGTTTACGGCCTAAATTCCGAAGGTAGCATTACACAGCAAATCCACATTGCAAATGCCAGGAATGAAGATTGGGAAGATCTTACAACAGACGGCAACGACCGACTATTTATTGGGGATTTTGGTAATAATGACAACATACGTAAGGATCAAACTATTTACACAGTAGAAAATATTTCCTCTTTCTCAAAAAAAGTCGATACGGCATACGCTACAAAAACTACCTTTACGCTCGCAGATCAACAAAATTTCCCTGCAAAACTGGACAATAGAAACTTTGATATCGAGGCCTTCATTTATAAAGATGACTTTTTCTATTTTTTTACGCACAATAGGGAACGTAAAGATTTTGATGGAATTACAAAAGTCTATAAAGTCCCTGCACAAGAAGGAAATTTTAATATCAAGCCTATTAGTAGCTATCAATTGTGCGATGACAGCATTAACTGTGCGGTAACCAGTGCGGTCTTATCCCAGGATGGCGGTACTTTATTACTGCTGACTTACAATGCTATTTATAAGGTAACTGATTTTAAAGGAGACGATTTCTTTAATGGAACTATTATAAAACTTCCATTAAACTTTGACTCAAAGAAAGAAGCTATTACATTCAAAGATTCTGTTACTGTTTTTATTGCTGACGAAAGACGGGCGCAATCTGGCGGAAATTTATACGAGTTCCCGTTGAATTAATATTTGAAGGATTACTTTACAGGTCTTCTAAACAATCAAAATGATGGCCAAAAACTGCCCTTTTTAGCCTAAAAACCTCGATTTTGAGCTAAAAATCAGGTGATTTACTCCTAAATCTTCCGTCGTTATTCTGTTTTTATACTTTTCAGATTAATCAATACTACAGAAAATAATATGATCGTAATTCCCAGCCATTGCAGGGCGCTTATATTTTCACCAAGAATTAAATAAGCACTGAAAACAGAGACAGGAATTTCAAGCGATGCGATTATACTCCCCAGTCCCGTTCCCATTTCAGGGAAACCTTTATTGAATAAAATAGGCGGTAAAATGGTTCCGAAAATCCCTAAAAAACTTCCCCATTTCAGGAAAATCATCCAACTCATACTTTCTAAAATCTGAAAATTCCAGAACAATACTATTACCAGGAGTCCGCCGATGACGAGGTATTTGCTACGTGTAATTATGGGCAATTGAAGCGCCACCCGGTTAGAAGCATACATGGTTGCCGTATAACTCATGGCGGCAAGCAGTCCAAAACCAATTCCCTTTAAGTCAATGGAAATAGAACTTTCAAATACTTTTGCTGCAAACAATGTACCTATAATGGCAATTAAAGCACCAATGACCTTGGTTGTATTGAGCATATGGCGAGCGATAAAAAATTCAAGAATCACGCCCATCCAGATGGTTTGCATCAATAAAATAATACCTACCGAAACGGGCACGTATTGAATGGAGAGATAATAAAAACTACTGGTGAATCCCAGTGAAGTACCAAATAGCAATAGCTTGAGCTTTGGGTTTTTAGTCTGTACCTGTTCCCTATTGACTTCCTTGGATTTTTTTGATATAAAAAAGCTGATAACACTAAGTACCAGTGCACCAAAAAGATATTGGGAAAATACGAGTCCGCCAGTCCCGAAGCCGTTGTTATTGGCATATTTTACGAAGGTGGCCAACATACCGTAACTGGCTGCCCCAATGGCTATATATAGAAAGCCTTTGATATTTGCACTCATGATAAAAATTTGATTGCAAAATTGAGTATATCTGCCCAATAAATGGCTTTAATACTATTAAATTCAACATAATTTCATATTCCATTTATGCCAATCTATTTATGAATAGATCAATAGTTCAAAATATATTAAGTCAAACATAAAAAAAACCCTCTAAAATGACCAATTATTGGCCGTTTTAGAGGGTTTTTTAAATCGTTTTATTATGTTCCGCGCCGTAGGAACGCTTTACGTGATACTATAATCCATTGATATAACTTCCGTAAAGGTCTTTAAAGCGCATGCCCTGTGACATCCTGTATTTACTTAATTTTTTGAACTCAACAAGTCCCCAAAGCACGAGTTCTTTTAGAAAATAACGATCTTCTTTTGGAAAATCGGGTTGATATTCATCAAGCAAATCCTGTAAAGGTTCTATCGAATCCAATAAATCTTTATACTGCTGTTCTGAAAGATCATCGAGCAACTGAAATTCGCTCTGGTCAAAAAACCAACTTACAATCTCGTCATAAGGACCTTTCTTGTCTTTTTGTTCCAGTTTTTTGATTTCCGGAAAGTACTGCACAAACTGTGTTTTAACCGCATCACCTATTAAATTTTGGGCAACGCTTGCGGCTCCTTCCTGTTCGCCTTCATAAACCAGCTCTACCTTACCGGTAATGGAAGGGATCATCCCTATAAAATCGCCTAAACGCACTGAAGTTTTATCCTCATTTGCCAGCATGGCGCGACGTTCTGCCGTACTTAAAAGATTTTCGTAAGCAGTAATGCTCATACGGGCGCTTATACCACTTTTTGCATCCACATATTCGCTATGTCTCGCTTCAAAGCTTATTTGCTCCAATAAATCTTTAGCCAATTCTGGAACATATAATGTCTCTTTTTGACGTTCGTCCCTTTTTGCCTCCTGCTGGGTGATCGTACGTGCGATTTCTATTGTTTCAGGATAATGCGTCAAAATCTGTGAGCCTATACGGTCTTTTAACGGAGTAACTATACTTCCACGGTTTGTATAATCTTCGGGATTTGCGGTAAACACAAACTGCATATCCAGCGGCAACCGAAGTTTAAAACCTCGTATCTGGATATCGCCTTCCTGCAAAATATTAAAAAGTGCCACCTGAATGCGCGCCTGTAAATCTGGTAATTCGTTGATCACAAAGATAGAGCGGTTTGCACGTGGGATCATACCATAATGTATAACACGATCATCTGCATAACTCAATTTTAAGTTGGCCGCTTTTATGGGATCTACATCCCCTATCAAGTCGGCAACGGTCACATCTGGAGTGGCTAGTTTTTCATAAAAACGTTCATCTCTATGCACCCATGCAACAGGCGTGTTCTCCCCTTCTTTTTCGATCAATTCCCGTGCATGACGGGAAATGGGGCGCAAAGGATCATCATTTATTTCCGAACCTTCCACTACGGGCATCCATTCATCAAGGAGACCGGTCATAAGACGCGCCAAGCG includes these proteins:
- the gmd gene encoding GDP-mannose 4,6-dehydratase; amino-acid sequence: MKIAFITGVTGQDGAYLSEFLLKKGYIVHGLKRRASLFNTDRVDHLYQDPHVENRNFILHYGDMTDSTNLIRLIQEIQPDEIYNLAAMSHVQVSFETPEYTGNADGLGTLRILDAVRLLGLEKKTRIYQASTSELYGKVQEVPQTETTPFYPRSPYAVAKIYAYWITVNYREAYDMFACNGILFNHESPIRGETFVTRKITRATARIALGLQDKVFLGNLDAQRDWGHAKDYVRMMWMILQADEAEDWVIATGKTTSVRDFVRMAFQEVGITLEFKGKGVDEKAYIKSCANPEYQLEVGSEVLAVDPKYFRPTEVELLIGDASKANNKLGWTPEYELKDLVKDMMKSDVKLMRKDQYLRDGGYQTFNYFE
- a CDS encoding UDP-glucose 6-dehydrogenase; its protein translation is MEVRTICCIGAGYVGGPTMSVIAQKCPHIKVTVVDINARRIAAWNDENLDNLPVYEPGLADVVKEARGRNLFFSTEVDKAIDEAEMIFISVNTPTKTYGIGKGMAADLKHIELCARQIATVARTNKIIVEKSTLPVRTAEALRSILDNTGNGVEYDILSNPEFLAEGTAIEDLFNADRVLIGGDDTPRGKRAKQALVNIYANWLPKDRILTTNVWSSELSKLTANAYLAQRVSSINALSELCEVTGADVTEVARAIGSDSRIGSKFLKASVGFGGSCFQKDILNLVYIAKSYGLNAVADYWEQVIIMNDHQKKRFAQRIVRTLFNTVSGKKIAIMGWAFKKDTNDTRESAAIYVTDYLLSELAEVTIYDPKVKKEKILADLDYLNTRSEEENRALVNVVNDPYEACEDAHAVAILTEWDEFKTYEWERVFKNMLKPAFLFDGRAILDTEKLEEVGFKTYTIGKGE
- the rfbD gene encoding dTDP-4-dehydrorhamnose reductase; this encodes MLKDQEKKIIVTGGGGQLAQCIAKQASAVTHYKFLFVQKKDLDITDAHAIDQLFVTFKPDFVINTAAYTQVDRAEDEHELAFAINSEGAKNLAQACKKYKATLVHISTDYVFDGNSNTPYVEEDQPNPQTVYGKSKLAGENEILDSELKAFYILRTSWLYSEFGQNFYKTMQRLAATRDKLAVVNDQQGCPTNANDLARGILKIIADETRLDTGNTLYGIYNFANGGSTSWYGFARAIFNVKNIDVELSPVSSEAYPTRAKRPAFSMLDNNKFKNAFDFQIPDWEKSLVNL
- the rfbC gene encoding dTDP-4-dehydrorhamnose 3,5-epimerase → MRYFSTEIKDLWICQPDVFEDGRGHFYEAFNRADFHKNTGLDVDFVQQNQSKSAYGTLRGMHLQMGESSQAKLIRVIQGEVLDAVVDMRRDSPTFGKSYTVLLTAENRTQLFVPRYFAHGFLVLKPETVFVYSCDNYYNKSADITLNYKDPVAKIEWPEIEGDHILSEKDTLGLEFNAVIERMYA
- the rfbA gene encoding glucose-1-phosphate thymidylyltransferase RfbA, whose product is MKGIILAGGSGTRLYPLTIAVSKQLLPVYDKPMIYYPLSVLMLAGIREILIITTPHDMEGFKTLLGDGSSLGCKFEYAIQDKPNGLAEAFIIGEDFIGKDSVTLILGDNIFYGNGFSHLLKGLYDVKGGSIFAYPVKDPNRYGVVEFDKDNKAVSIEEKPKHPKSNYAIPGLYFFDNRVVQFAKEVQPSERGELEITSLHNRYLELGELQVSVMSRGMTWFDTGTIDSLDEATGFVRAIQHRNQFMIGSIEEVAYLMNYIDRAQLKKVAKRCGKSAYGAYLNKLQ
- the rfbB gene encoding dTDP-glucose 4,6-dehydratase; this translates as MNILITGGAGFIGSHVVRLFLKSYPKDKIYNLDALTYAGNLENLKDIEDAPNYTFLKADITDAEEMMALFEEHDFDKVIHLAAESHVDRSIEDPLQFVKTNIIGTLNLLNAALAIWKKDFSGKLFYHISTDEVYGSLGSEGLFTEETAYDPNSPYSASKAGSDHFVRAYGETYGLPYIISNCSNNYGPNQFPEKLIPLFINNCINEKPLPVYGDGQYTRDWLYVIDHARAIEVIYKNGIQGETYNIGGFNEWTNIDLIHMLCELIDKELGRAPGSSKKLITYVKDRPGHDRRYAIDATKIKNELHWEPSVTFEEGLAKTISWYLNNSEWLQGVTSGNYKEYYKKQYL
- a CDS encoding Dps family protein codes for the protein MNYLNLDSKKTKETVDELNILLSDYHLYYQKLRNFHWNIVGHNFFDLHEQFEMMYDDAKLKVDEIAERILTLRYQPTSNYSDYLEISNLKESSSDTKDIKMVDILLDDHGAILKQMRKVVETADAGNDEGTIDLIGAYIRELEKTSWMLDAWRMNKTDSHKKL
- a CDS encoding mechanosensitive ion channel family protein, which codes for MIQDTSESSAGTVWGFDLDKLINKLQGWGEAIILKLPNFILAVLVFILFYILAKYVSKFVRQILMRHVGQQSVKVMAGKTSFAVTALVGFFIALGIMDLDKVLTSVLAGAGVVGLAIGLALQGTLSNTFSGVLLSFLPQLQLGDWIESNGYAGSVEDINLRSVILKESDNNYVVIPNSKIVDSPFKNYTRTKRSRVFINCGVGYECDLEEVRELTLKTLNNLFKQENGEEVEFFYQEFGDSSINFVTRFWVNVAKKRDVLTAQNMAIIAIKKEFDAHDINIPFPIRTLDFGKNKFRSETLTIANDQGNTSSSNAGESNPE
- a CDS encoding EamA family transporter, with product MSANIKGFLYIAIGAASYGMLATFVKYANNNGFGTGGLVFSQYLFGALVLSVISFFISKKSKEVNREQVQTKNPKLKLLLFGTSLGFTSSFYYLSIQYVPVSVGIILLMQTIWMGVILEFFIARHMLNTTKVIGALIAIIGTLFAAKVFESSISIDLKGIGFGLLAAMSYTATMYASNRVALQLPIITRSKYLVIGGLLVIVLFWNFQILESMSWMIFLKWGSFLGIFGTILPPILFNKGFPEMGTGLGSIIASLEIPVSVFSAYLILGENISALQWLGITIILFSVVLINLKSIKTE
- a CDS encoding sigma 54-interacting transcriptional regulator, whose product is MSKPQMNTLGALKNSGYESRSIKEELRSNLINNIKAGKNSFEGIHGYEHSVVPELERAILSKHNINLLGLRGQAKTRLARLMTGLLDEWMPVVEGSEINDDPLRPISRHARELIEKEGENTPVAWVHRDERFYEKLATPDVTVADLIGDVDPIKAANLKLSYADDRVIHYGMIPRANRSIFVINELPDLQARIQVALFNILQEGDIQIRGFKLRLPLDMQFVFTANPEDYTNRGSIVTPLKDRIGSQILTHYPETIEIARTITQQEAKRDERQKETLYVPELAKDLLEQISFEARHSEYVDAKSGISARMSITAYENLLSTAERRAMLANEDKTSVRLGDFIGMIPSITGKVELVYEGEQEGAASVAQNLIGDAVKTQFVQYFPEIKKLEQKDKKGPYDEIVSWFFDQSEFQLLDDLSEQQYKDLLDSIEPLQDLLDEYQPDFPKEDRYFLKELVLWGLVEFKKLSKYRMSQGMRFKDLYGSYINGL